From the genome of Pseudoxanthomonas sp.:
TCTTCCAGGCCACCGGTGACGGCCTGGACGGTGTCTTTTTCGTGGATGAAGCGGCGCTCGACCTGCAGCACGGCCATGGCCAGGCGGGGCAGGGACGGGTCCTTGTTCTCGCCGCCAAAATAATCGCGCACCAGGCGCAGGCCCGGGCCAAGGTTGGCCGCGCGGTCGTACACCGCTTCGGTGGAAGGCGCATCCATCCGGAACACGCTGTCCAGCACCGCGCCGGTGGCGCTGTTGTCCGAGTGCCCGGTTTCGGCGATGCGCCGCACCTGGGCCAGCGCCTGGGCCAGCGCCGCCAGCGCCAGGACGCGTTCGCTCAGGGGCGCGCTCATGCCGCGCGCTCCTGTTGCAGGCGCACTTCCAGCGGCGCATTGGTGGTCGCGATCACGGCGCCGCCCAGGCAGTCATCGCCGTCATAGAGCACCACGGACTGGCCGGGCGTGACGGCGCGTTGCGGGCGTGCGAATTCGATATCCAGTGTTCCGTCCTCTCGT
Proteins encoded in this window:
- the hflD gene encoding high frequency lysogenization protein HflD, coding for MSAPLSERVLALAALAQALAQVRRIAETGHSDNSATGAVLDSVFRMDAPSTEAVYDRAANLGPGLRLVRDYFGGENKDPSLPRLAMAVLQVERRFIHEKDTVQAVTGGLEEIAPQASERGSTHPDVLMALGTLYADTISHLRPRVMVQGNPHYLAQPGVVSEIRAILLAAVRAAVLWRQLGGSLWDFVFARRAMAQAARGWLGA